The Juglans regia cultivar Chandler chromosome 11, Walnut 2.0, whole genome shotgun sequence genome contains the following window.
TAACTGTGAAAACGTCTTTAACCTACCACCTTGACAATAATGTGATGAAGTGTTTTACAAGTTAATACAAACTTTGGTTTaactctatctcatttaatttgaaaaagggaaatgttatataaatataaataattcgaTTAATAATAACAAGCTCTAGCTTTTTTGTAACCCTTGTGCAAAGAATAGTGAAAGCTATATCTTTTTTGAACTgatattctatttaattttgtgataaaaaaaatataatattaaatatttatatcaaattttattatttaaaatttttatacggTTAAGATCAgacattttagaaaaagtgAGGAGCATGTACATCTATCTTTTacttataacaaaattatatttactgTTATAGAATGTACAAGtgttgtgcatttatttttaaaaaatatataaatataagatttatataaaaaaaattaaatttaatagtaaattccactatatttttaaaaaaataacgtgAAACTTGCATAactctataattatatgtttgatataattttatttatcatctctatacatcacacattttatttattttaaattttttttataataaatatgtgatatatagatgataaataaaataatttaattagtttagcaaaagtaaaataaaaaataataataaaaaatttaaaatatataaaatatataatgtgaaatgatgaataacattcttgtattgataatgttaaaaataaaaaggaattcaaaaaaaaaaaaaaaaaaaggcagaagCTGACAGCCCAACTCACCTTCCAACAAAGCAACAAGGAACAAATTTCTTCAACctccttggttttttttttgttagataagatataatgaattgaaattaaagttaaaatttaaataaaatattattaaaatatatattttaataatatttttatttaaaattataataatttaaagagataaagataaaaataaattaaaaagaattatgaaACAAACTAGTTCATAAGAAGTCcgaatttgtttgtttgttcagAAGAAGTGCGCAGGGAAAaggagctctctctctctctctctctctctctctccccttctctgTATGGAGAGTTTTGTTCTCATTCTGATCTCCCAAACTGAGACGTCTCTCTGTCTTCATTTCCTCCACTAATTTTGCCCAAATTTTCTACcttttcttcctccctcttACGTAGTTTCAGTTCCCTAATCCTCTTTCCTTCTATCTTCTTCTATAAATGCTCTGTTTCTTTGATTCCgccttttgtttttcctaaactctctctctctctctctctctctctctatctgaaTTCCGATCATTCTTCACCAAGctttaattttacttaaacGGATAAACCTACTGTTGTCGGTTCTTTCTTCTGGAAAAGCAACTCAATTTTGTCGAAATAAATTTCTCTCGTCTTTTCCAAAACCATGTCGCAAACTCTGATCGAGCCGGCATTGCCggaatcttcttcttcttcgagtGATGGCTCTGTTTCTGAGAGATCTGTGGAGGAGAATCGTCAATTCTCGCATCTCAGAAGTGTGCAGTGGCGTAGAAATCTTGGAATTTTGCCCTCTCCTCCTTCCTCTTCCACTGATGATCTCCGTCGGGTCACCGCAGATTCTCGGAGGAGGTAATCTCAGCTCAATTATCTTTtcgtttttgtttcttttcaaatttatagGTTTTCTCTGATTAAAAGACTTCGCGTGAATTTCTACGAGAGAGTTCTATCATTTGGATTTTTCCCATTCCTGGGCATGATTTCTCAAGCGGATGTTTTTGATTGGGGGATTTTGACGAGTTTAGCTtgtatatgatattaaataacaGTGCTTTTCATATAATAGCATTTGAAAGAGGGCGGTTAGCTGCATATTTGTCTTTTTTCTTATCTGAGACTTAGGGTTTATATCCTTTGGATTTGGTGGGtattcgatatatatatatatatatataattttttttttttttggggtggggAGTGTTCTCCTATTCTTCGtagtttaaaaaagaattagagTTACTATTTCAAATCTATCTCGtgttcttaaaagaaaagaattctATCTCACGATCTATGTTAATTTCGTTCTTGTCAGATATGCTGGTTTGAGAAGGCGCCTCCTAGTTGATCCCCATATTCCCAAGGATGGAAGCAGTTCTCCTGATCTTGTAATGGACAATCCACTGTCACAAAACCCAGGTAAACTTTCATGTCTCTCTCATGCACCTTTCCAAGTTGAATCTGACCTTGGGAACcagttataaatatgtgttgttGAAGCACATTCTTTCCTGAGCTTGATTTTAATATCACCTCATCCGTTAAGAGTTGTTTTTTTACTGTCTTCAGATTTCTATGTACAACATTTGTTTTGAGAGGCCAAATTAAGGCGTGCATCTTGATTTGGTTCTTGGCTTATTGTGGAAGGGATTATGCATGGGTATAACTCAGCCCAATAGTGATAGATAAAACAATAACAGCCCAATAGTGATAGACTTTATGTTCTTTCCATCGATGTACCTAATCCGATTCCTGGGTGATCTAGCTATCTCCTCACGGTTCAGTGACCTGTAATAAAgcataaagaataatattgaatCCACAAAGTATGTGCACCTTGTGTTCCTTGGTAGGCAAGTTAGTTATTAAGTATTTGATACAATCCCTAATCTATGtcatatgtataatttattctGTGCAGATAGTACCTGGAGTCGTTTCTTTCGAAACGCTGAGCTGGAGAAAATGGTTGACCAGGATTTGTCACGTTTATATCCGGAACATGGAAGCTATTTCCAGACACCTGGATGCCAAGGCATGTTACGACGAATCTTGTTGTTGTGGTGCCTGAGACATCCAGAGTATGGTTACAGACAAGGTGAATTGCTCTTGTCAAAGCAATACTTTTGTCAACTTAAGCATTATTGATCTAATATATCTGAGCCTTCACTCAATTATCTTCAGCTTTCAATTTCTTTATGATGTTTAACTTAAATGCATTGATTTCTGGTGGAGTATGATTTTGATTGTTGAGAAGTAGAGCCTAAATGGTATTTCATGGAAGTTTATCCCTGCACAGTTTTTAATATCATCTTTATTACTTCCTGGTTTTCTTTGTAGGGATGCATGAACTATTGGCTCCTCTATTATATGTTCTTCAAGTTGATGTGGAGCGACTCTCTCAAGTTCGAAAGCTTCATGAAGATCACTTCACTGACAAATTTGATGGCTTATCATTTCATGAAAATGATCTGAcctataattttgattttaaaaaatctctaGACCCTATGGAAAATGAGAATGGAGACCATGGAAATGTGACAAAAGTTAAAAGTCTTGATGAGCTTGATCCTAACATACAAACTATTGTGTTGCTAAGCGATGCTTATGGGGCTGAAGGCGAACTTGGTATCGTCTTATCTGAGAAATTTATGGAACATGATGCATACTGCATGTTTGATGCTTTGATGAGTGGATCCTGTGGGTCAGTTGCAATGGCAGATTTCTTCTCTTCCACAGCTGCCGGTGGATCCCTCCCTAGCTTACCTCCTGTCCTCGAAGCATCTGCTGCATTATATCACCTGCTATCTATTGTTGACTCGTCTCTACACAGCCACCTTGTTGAGCTCGGGGTCGAACCCCAATACTTCGCGCTTCGCTGGTTACGGGTTTTATTTGGACGTGAATTTTCACTGGAAGACCTTTTAGTAATCTGGGATGAGATATTTGCATCAGATAATAGTAATTTAGACAAAATTGCTGAAGAGGACATAGGCTCCAGCTTTGGGCTCCTTAATTCAGCTCGGGGAGCATTTATTTCAGCGATGGCAGTTTCAATGTTACTTTATTTGAGATCCTCCCTGCTTGCCACTGAACATGCTACTTCCTGTCTTCAGAGATTATTAAACTTTCCTGCAAATGTCAATTTAAAGAAACTGATAGAAAAGGCAAAGTCCTTGCATGAGATTGCACTGAAGTCTAATCTCTCATCCTCATCTCCATTTGGTGGGGTTTTTAACCAGAGCAAATCAGCTGTTGTGAGAGGTCACAGCCTATCATCCGATTCTATTTCTCCAAAAACCCCTTTAAATCTGGTACCTGATAGCTACTGGGAAGAGAAGTGGAGAGTTTTACACAAGGCTGAAGAACTTGGGCAAGGTGaattaaagaaacaaatttCAGCCCCGAAAAGAGGGTGGacagaaaaagtaaaaatgagTCTCTCCAGAACAGGATCATCTCCAGCAAAGGTTGAGAGTGGCAAAAAGGAAAGCAAGCCATCTGTTAGGCGAAGTTTGATTGAAGATCTCTCTCGAGAACTGGGCTCAGATGAAGACATTGAGAAAGTATGCTGTGATGTAGTTTCAAGCCAGAAGGGCAATCTCTCTGTTGAAGTTGAGGTTGAGGTGGAAGGTGACAACGAGAAGGAAATTACTTGCTGTGCTGAAAGGAGATGTTCAAGTGGGAATACTGGCAGTGAAGaaaattcatctattttttcgGACCCAACAAGTCCTCTTAGTGGGGCTAATGACCATGAAAATTACTCTGACAAAAGTAGTGTTGCATCAAACTTATCCCTTGATGAAAATGATGATCATTCAATGACCATCCCAGATGATCCATCTCTTCCAGTTTCTGATCACCCTGAAGATTTATGCCAAAAATCTGGATGCGACAATGGCTCCCCAGAAAATGCAGTGATAGGTTTAAAAGAACGAAAGCCTCTTTCAGGTAAATTGCAGTGGTTTTGGAAGTTTGGGCGGAATGCTTCTTGCGAGGGTACATCTGAGAAAGGAGGAGGTGCGCTTGAGGCTACAAAATCTGTTAGCAGTACAGATAACCAGGATAATACTGCTGGCTCTCTGACTGCTAATGCTTCTTGTAACTCTTCTGTTAGCTGCAAAGGAGATGCTATGGACCAGAATATGATGGGTACTTTGAGGAATCTTGGACAGTCTATGCTTGAACATATTCaggtaaaattaaaatttttgttccCCTAGAGTATGTTTGGGAGaatgcttttaattttgagCAGAATGATTTTCTGTGGGTGAGGTTGAGATTATTGATGTTAGGAATATATCTAATAACTTAATTTTGCATGCTTCTCTCGGATAGAAACAGGTTAATTTGTTCAAAGATGATGTACTGCTATGAGATATAGAAGCTCATAATGTCTTTCTATAATTTAAGCGTTTAAATCAGCTTTGATAGTGTTTAAGCCCACTAATATTTAGTATAATCAAATGAGGAACTTGTTTGGTAGGTAAACGAATGGATCGTGGCATTGGGTAAAccatgttatttttctttttaccacAGGATACTTGCTGTATTAAATGAATACGCAAGAAGTTTCTTTGAAACTTATGGAGGTTTATGGATTAGCTTCCAATTGTATCTTGTAATTTTTGGGGTGCCTCTAGAATGATTATTTCCCTGTAGTTtaacacacactctctctctctctctctctctctctctctctctctctcgggtgGTTACTGAGATCCTTGTGAACTGATAAGTTTTTTGTGTTACAGGTAATTGAAACCGTCTTCCAGCAAGATCGGGGTCAGGTGGGATCATTGGAGAACTCATCTAAAAATGGCTTGGTTGAAAAAGGACAAGTTACGGCCGTGACAGCTCTCAAGGAGCTACGGAAAATCAGCAATCTTTTATCCGAGATGTGAGCTGCTTGCTTTTTATTTACATCgacctgtatatatatatatatatatatatacaggtcTTGTAAGTTGTAATTAGTAATTACTATTCTTTGGagccaaaataaaacagagttccttcatcttctttcttccgcattttatgataaatttttaaatctgaATTTTAATGTCTTAGAGAGACCAACATGTATATACGAGTATTTTGTGTAATAATTTTGTAGATTATAAAATGTCTTTAGAGGATGCCAAGTTGTTTTGAGGAACTGATTtgtagtgaatatatatatatatagcttcatcaactttctttcttttagccTGTCGTTTTCAGGAGATCCAAAGGGCTCAAACAAATCTCAAATTGCCCTTCGGTTAATTGGATAATGCTTAGCTTGTAAGACAGTTGATACATTTAGGCTGACAAGGTACTGACTGGGCTTTGCAACTATTTGTTCGACTGCAGAACCCCCGACTAACTATCTTGCCcaaatttaatatgaataaatatagataaaagttattattgaaagtatttattttgtatacatgatgtgacattataTAAACTACACATCTCTTCAAATGAGTGTTAGAAACAATTAACTAGAAGCAATTACATAGTGAGTGTAAAATGTacattattataatgatttctctctagcattacttatttaatattattattcttttttaactaTCTTGCCGATTCATTCAGTCGCAAGTCTGAGTTTTgtttactcataaaaatattgaattcgTACAACTCGGTTTAACCAAGCTCAGTTTGATTTTATGTACCCTGcttatttatatacattttcttttatttaatggcTATATTTTTCGATCGATTTCTCTGTTTACCACCGATAATAAATGGGTTGATTGGTTAGCAccgaaattaaaatctaaagtacggtttgaatagtgagatgcaATTACTTTTAacgaaagttgaaaattaaataaaatattattttttaatattattattattttaaaatttaaaaaaattaaattatttattatattttatataaaaatttaaaaaaattataataatgatatgaaatgagataaaacacttcttGATTCTGAACGAGAAAGTGAAAGATGTTGTGCCGTGTGAACCAATTGATTATTTTTCGAGATCATGGGTTTAAATCTTTCCACCGCCaatagcccccccccccccatatgGTCTTTCATCCATAGTCtgtttataataaaatcattataaggTTTCTACATCTGGAGAAACTGAAGCATTAGAAGAAATTTAAAAGGTTGGAACAAACTAACTATTTGAGCCAACATTGAAAAACAGAATGATGTTCAAGTTATTTGGAGGATTCCCATGTTGATAAAAGCACATGACGGGAAAACAAGCAAACCAAACTTATCATTACTTTCAGAAAACCCAAAGTAAGAGCTTCTCCGCCAAAATACAACactacgttttttttttttaaaaaaaaaaaaaatgcttcctTCTGAATTGATTAGAAGGGGCTCACCTGAAAAGTACGATTTAATCTATGTTGTGAAAGCCTGGGAGAAGGGAATTAATAAAACCGAAGACAATCATCTGGATCTCCTTCACAATTCCCCACCAATGATTAACACCATGGCCCCCACCAGGTTCTGCCACATTCTCATTCTCAACCGCCAGATTTCCATCGTTTGCTGGCTGATTCTCGACCTGAGCTCCAGGTTGACCTTCTGCCATGCATTGATGAAACAAACAGCATTTTGTTATGTAATCACTCACGCTGCTGATCATTGTGTGTATGTTTccagttctaaaaaatatttcttttacattAGGAATTACCACCTTATCCTTCCAAATTGAAGTAAAAGAATGCAGGATTTGATTTGGTACAGTGGTGCTATGGTGCACCACTGGCTATCATCATTGCCTCCACCAGGTTGAAACTCAAACCTCCATCCTTATAAGAAATACTGATATTTAAATACACGACTCAATAACCCACCACATGGATTAAACCCACGACTTCACCATCCACACTTTACATGGGAAGAGATGCCATTTGGTCCAAGGCCTAAAGACTTGGACCAAATGGCATCTATCACAAGTAGGAACATATGTAAAAGCAATGATAATGTTGATTAAGAACAATGATAATGTTGATTAAGACTTGGACCAAATGGCATCTATCACAAGTAGGACCAATCAGTCAATGTGGCAACTTATCACAAGTAGGAACATATGTAAGAACAATGATAATGTTGATTAAGACTGTTGGCTCCCTATATGGCCAGTAAAAGCAATCAGCAATCCATCTGATTAGGTTCAGAGCTGAGGAAGGAATTGACTAGCCTAAACTGTATTGTGCACGGCTTTTGGACAGAAGGACAAATACGTTTTAGTACATATGTCTATGTACGTGACACATTTACAAAGGTAAGTTGCTCACGGGAGGCTTGAGGCCCAACCACGGTTCAAGACATCTtagaaaaaaatcaagattattACTGATATTAAGGCTGCAATAAgccaaactcaactcaactctgcTAGTTTGTTTGCTAGTGCCTGATCTAGAGACCAAAGTTCAGGCTCATTCAAAATAGAGCCAACACCAAGCAACTTCTGAATCATCTGAAGTTGTACGGCTTGCTTTGAGCTCCAGACGAGCTCAAGCTGTGTCCCTTTTGACAGAGCCAACCTGATCAACCAGAAGTTCAGCCACTCAGGTTGATTGCAGCCCCACTTGTGTTTTAAATATCTCCGTGTACATGCTATTTCTTTCTAGTAGAGAATAATATGTAAACTACCTGCCAaagaaagttaatgaaaaacattttttatacactactttttttatgataagtaTGCACTCAAGTTTACATAAAGAAAGTAGAATATACCTACTACAGCAGCATTCTCAACTCCCTGTCCTGCAGCAGCCGGAACATTATCAGCCCTGACAGCAGGCCTTGGTGGATGGTGAGGCGCAGCTGCTCTCTGCATGCCTTGTGACAGCCACCGTACTATTGGAGTCAGAGCTCCAGTTTGGTATCTGTCACACCCAACATCTAATATATTCAGCTTTCCCTCGTACAAATTTAATCATTTTAGCAAAAACAAAATTCGATACACACCCACATCCATAAAACATTTGGTCACACACATTGGTCAGCTTACTTATCCATCCAAaccatttacataaatctccAAATAACAAGAGATCAGAATACTATACATTCGACATGGGTTAATTGACcaaatgataaaatcttagCTTGTATTTGAATGGCGTACAATATTGGATATGTTGGCCTAAAAGTACTTGGCTAAGTCATCAAggattttattaaagaaatcaataggcatagcccatgtacacaagaTGTATACCTATAAGTacatctatttttaataaaaaggtattgtatttatatttttaaagtcatttcctcttgtatatgtttttcttaatcataaaattgTGTAAATTGTTCTAGAGGCTTACCAAAGCCCCTATGAAAATTGAAGATACATAATCGACCTTGATAGGGGGTGGATGTGTATGACACACACCCACGTGCATGTTTACATGTGTCTGTGGGTGCACAAGTAACATTGTCGCcactaaaaactaaaactgtTTCCACCAAGCATTTTTCTAATGTGTACGAGTCCAATACACCACAGGTGGCAGAGGTCATGAACAAGCCTCGGATTGAAAATAGTTAAGAGGTTTACATACTTACAGGTAGACAAGTGAAGCAAAAAACACAAGAACAATGAGCCTGTGTCTTGATCCATCTTGGTTGAACAAATAGATTACTGCTGCCAGCTTTAGAATAAGCAACAAATCAAGCTGAAAAGCAATTTGAAATCTCCTTACAACGACTTGTCTTTGAGGTGCAGGCTGTTGCCCTACTTCCCCATGTTCTTCACCCACAGCCCCAACCCCAGCCTCAGAACTGTGTCTACTGTTGATGGCACCCATACAACCATGATAAGAAAAAGGGGGCAATCGTTCagtacatttaatatattaaaataatccaAGAAAACATATCACCCCTCTATCAGGCCCCCGAagaggaaaagggaaaaagagggGGGCTGTAACTGAGTTGTCAGCGAAAACTGCTAGATCTGACAGTAATTAGCATACACTAAATTTGGATTAACTTAGTTGCTAGTGGCTAGTGGAGTTACATATTTTTAACATCAACCAGAACAAGaacaatttattatatattgagatGCAAAAAAAGGTTTATATGGGAATTTTCTTGTGTTTAGTCCTAGAAAAAGAGACTGCTTTTCTAATTCCAACCGGGTTGATTTAGAGCACAGCTGCATTTCTCACTTCAGCAATTAAAATGGAGGACTTGCTGATATTTGTAGCCTAACATGATCTTCAGATATGGCATAAAGCTTCACTTCAGTCACACAAATGGTGAACTGTTGCAAGCAATAATTGCCACTCCATAAATAACCAGGAAGTTAATCATCAACACCATGGCTCTCTGAACCCAACAAAGCCTCAAATAATCAAGTCTAAGGAAAAATCCTCCGGTACCCCAGTGGCAATCACATCTTCTGTCACAATCAACATCCCTGTCCTTGATCATCTGGTGCATGAACTTAAGAAAGAACCTACCCCTTCTCATTTCTTAACTTGCTGACATTATGACTAACAAAGAATAAAGTAGTTATTTGAGAGTACAATATTaaactataatatatttcacaagTTTATGGAACAGattcatcataaacattttgtttcatgattaaattaattacagtAAGTTACAAATAATAGTTATCTATacatccatgcatgcacacataCACTCACAAACACATCTACCCACAAATATGCACACCAGCATATCTCACTATAAAGCATCTGAATAATTATGGATGAATCTATTTTTGTACCAATTTACCCTATCTGAACCAATGCTTAGTATCAGAACAGTAGAATTTTAATAGTAGTCACAATGATCAGtctttaaacaaaaacaaactacCATTGTAGTGCTTACGTTGGTATATTGTAGGTAAGGGGTATAAGAGCGTTAGATGGAAGTCCAGAAACAGGCCCCATATATGGGAAAGTAGGAACGGCATAAATGCCAGCTCCACGATTAATCTGTTCCTGATTTTGTAAGGTATTTAAGCCTGGAATAAGAGCAGGGTACATGACTGGGAACATCGGAAAAACACCATTTTGGCAAGCTGGAAAACTGGAGAATAGTGGAACCTGAGAATAATGAAGCAATGAAGTGATTAGGACAGAAGCCCAAAGTAAGCCACCTCTCTAATGCAtgaagataaatatattttcatacgTGTTTCGAACCATAGAGCAAAACATGACATGCATATTCTCCAATATTCGTTTCCCGTTGAATAtacaaaaatcaagagcttCCGCATGCCCACTCAATGTTCATCCTTAATATAACAAAGATTTAAGAAAGCAATACAAGGTTGAGGGAGTCCCCTCCAGATGAAAGGTAGAAGCAGTAGGGAAATGTAATATAGGCGACCACTCTGTCTTTctctcttaattatttttagcaAGGAACTGTACCCAGAATTGCCTGCCTTCTACTGATTAAGTAATATAGTAATGCATTTGTACAAGAGTGGAGCTTATCCTTCACCTACTCTGTACCTCCTCCTTCACCCACAATGTAATAATGCATTCGTACGAGAATGGAGCTTATCCAACACCCTGTATCAGTACTCGTGCAGATTCTGTAGTCTCACGTCTCATAATTTTCCGCGTAGGGGCTTTAAGCATATTTTATGTTAACCAGCCAAAAAAAAGTTCTATTgccaattttttcctttttaaatttattaaatacacGCACTTAAGGCCCCCACATTAATATATGCAAATTACAGATACAATTGTTTCCTAACTCGTAAACCCTAATATTAACCACTTCATGCCAATATGCTGAAGATTAGGAGCCATATGCAGACTTCCCCTCCCCCGACCTTGTTTTCAAAAACTGGGCTGGTCCATATAAGCCATCGTGAGCAGCTCAAATCCAAGTAAATATTAACAACTTTGAGGACAATACTTCTGAATTATACAATATGAGAGCATTTCCAATGGTCTATctaaacttttatctaaaatagcTAATAGAAAAGCACTTTATCTATTAGCTAATAGCCTAATAGTTCTTGAAATGTAATCTCCAATAGTATAACTATTCTTTCTCTATATGATCTAAATatttgacttataaaaaaaaatgatctaaatattattctttttttccttttaaaaaagaaataaaagaataaaaggacgaaaacaaagaaatagaggataaaaggaagaaagagggAACGTGATCATGagatatataaagatataaaggataaacgaaagaaagaaataaaaaaaaaaaaaatcaatattctctCTTAATGATGTATGCAAAATGGCTAAACCGTTGGAAATGCTCTAAGCGGGCTGAAAACTGGCATCAATCACCAACTGCAATTTTAGAGTTTAGAAGCAAGCGTCTCGCGTTATCAACCTTTTCGTCTAGATTCAcgtcagaagaaaaaaaaaaaaaaagtatacacaCGGAGAGCTGCTGCTGCGAAATAACGGATGCCTTGACTCACAATATAGTTGTTCTAAAGCTCCATTATAGCAAGAAAGAAGCATGATCTGAGAATTTACGTAGATGCAAAAGCCCTAATTAGGAACGCAGAATACAAGAGGCatcaaattctctctcttttttctatgCTAAATTCAAAGGATTAACGCATcgtagaaaaaaaagaaatttgaggaATTGCTAAACTGGAAAAAGAATCGTAGGGAACCTGAGATTGCGGGAGAATGTCTTCAGAGGTAGATTCCTGGGTAGTAGCAGCAGAAGAAGACGACGATGAAGGAGGAGAAGGAAAGGGAGAAGTAGACTGAGAGCGCGACGAAACCAATTCGGGATCTACCGCCATTTACTTACTAGAGATCTCTATCAGGAGAGATCGGTTTCTTGCAATGGCAACTGACGGGGATTGCTCTGaaactttaataaaaagtattgCCTACAGTGAAATGACCAAAAACACCCTCAACACAACCCACTTCCctcttatttcaaaatttatttttattttctctctcctaaccCGTGTCGGGCAATGCCTCCCGGCCCCTCGCCCATCCTCGGGCGTTGATTGTTGAGGGAGTAGCGATTGCGGCCGACAGTGCAGATTTGGCCGTGAAGGAGAGAGGATCCGTGAGGGAGAGGATATGCGAGAAAGAGAGCAACGGTCAGTGTAGACAGTCAGTGTGGGCTGAAGAAGGAAGGTATGGCCGAGGGGTGGACGTTTGGTGTGCTCATGGGTGGCGGCACGCAGCTATAGGTGACGGAATGTGAGCTGCGATGTGGGTGCGTGGGATTGGACTACTGGTGTGCATGCGGAAGAGCTACGGGCCTTGAGCTGGGGGAGGAAGACGGGCTCGGTGGTGGTGGAAGGCCGAATCGGCGGCGACGACGGATCTAGGTTGCGGCGGGGACACGGctgagaagagaaaaaggggAAGGAGAGGGGGGGAAACGGGTGAGtgggtttttgaaaaaaaaaaatgattaaattgtGACACGTAAGGTATGCTACAAATCAGCCTTGAACAAGGACTGATCCGTagcattattctaaattttaaaaaaaataaatttaatattaaattatattaatctacatcatatataaaatttg
Protein-coding sequences here:
- the LOC109003100 gene encoding uncharacterized protein LOC109003100; its protein translation is MSQTLIEPALPESSSSSSDGSVSERSVEENRQFSHLRSVQWRRNLGILPSPPSSSTDDLRRVTADSRRRYAGLRRRLLVDPHIPKDGSSSPDLVMDNPLSQNPDSTWSRFFRNAELEKMVDQDLSRLYPEHGSYFQTPGCQGMLRRILLLWCLRHPEYGYRQGMHELLAPLLYVLQVDVERLSQVRKLHEDHFTDKFDGLSFHENDLTYNFDFKKSLDPMENENGDHGNVTKVKSLDELDPNIQTIVLLSDAYGAEGELGIVLSEKFMEHDAYCMFDALMSGSCGSVAMADFFSSTAAGGSLPSLPPVLEASAALYHLLSIVDSSLHSHLVELGVEPQYFALRWLRVLFGREFSLEDLLVIWDEIFASDNSNLDKIAEEDIGSSFGLLNSARGAFISAMAVSMLLYLRSSLLATEHATSCLQRLLNFPANVNLKKLIEKAKSLHEIALKSNLSSSSPFGGVFNQSKSAVVRGHSLSSDSISPKTPLNLVPDSYWEEKWRVLHKAEELGQGELKKQISAPKRGWTEKVKMSLSRTGSSPAKVESGKKESKPSVRRSLIEDLSRELGSDEDIEKVCCDVVSSQKGNLSVEVEVEVEGDNEKEITCCAERRCSSGNTGSEENSSIFSDPTSPLSGANDHENYSDKSSVASNLSLDENDDHSMTIPDDPSLPVSDHPEDLCQKSGCDNGSPENAVIGLKERKPLSGKLQWFWKFGRNASCEGTSEKGGGALEATKSVSSTDNQDNTAGSLTANASCNSSVSCKGDAMDQNMMGTLRNLGQSMLEHIQVIETVFQQDRGQVGSLENSSKNGLVEKGQVTAVTALKELRKISNLLSEM
- the LOC109003099 gene encoding uncharacterized protein LOC109003099 isoform X1; the encoded protein is MAVDPELVSSRSQSTSPFPSPPSSSSSSAATTQESTSEDILPQSQVPLFSSFPACQNGVFPMFPVMYPALIPGLNTLQNQEQINRGAGIYAVPTFPYMGPVSGLPSNALIPLTYNIPTRHSSEAGVGAVGEEHGEVGQQPAPQRQVVVRRFQIAFQLDLLLILKLAAVIYLFNQDGSRHRLIVLVFFASLVYLYQTGALTPIVRWLSQGMQRAAAPHHPPRPAVRADNVPAAAGQGVENAAVVEGQPGAQVENQPANDGNLAVENENVAEPGGGHGVNHWWGIVKEIQMIVFGFINSLLPGFHNID
- the LOC109003099 gene encoding uncharacterized protein LOC109003099 isoform X3, giving the protein MFPVMYPALIPGLNTLQNQEQINRGAGIYAVPTFPYMGPVSGLPSNALIPLTYNIPTRHSSEAGVGAVGEEHGEVGQQPAPQRQVVVRRFQIAFQLDLLLILKLAAVIYLFNQDGSRHRLIVLVFFASLVYLYQTGALTPIVRWLSQGMQRAAAPHHPPRPAVRADNVPAAAGQGVENAAVVEGQPGAQVENQPANDGNLAVENENVAEPGGGHGVNHWWGIVKEIQMIVFGFINSLLPGFHNID
- the LOC109003099 gene encoding uncharacterized protein LOC109003099 isoform X2 is translated as MAVDPELVSSRSQSTSPFPSPPSSSSSSAATTQESTSEDILPQSQVPLFSSFPACQNGVFPMFPVMYPALIPGLNTLQNQEQINRGAGIYAVPTFPYMGPVSGLPSNALIPLTYNIPTRHSSEAGVGAVGEEHGEVGQQPAPQRQVVVRRFQIAFQLDLLLILKLAAVIYLFNQDGSRHRLIVLVFFASLVYLYQTGALTPIVRWLSQGMQRAAAPHHPPRPAVRADNVPAAAGQGVENAAVVGSLHIILY